In Miscanthus floridulus cultivar M001 chromosome 19, ASM1932011v1, whole genome shotgun sequence, the DNA window ACATGGAAATGTATTTCGAACCTTCTCACCCTAATTTCCATTTGTTATGCATGAGAATATTGGAGAAACAGAGTTATACATACACAAGTCACATATGGTTTCATCACTTCAAAATGCATGAATCCGATGTGTTAGGTTCCTCGGTTCTTTTACATGTGTAATTGTGAAGTCTCCAAGCATTAGCCTACAGTACTCCCTATTTTCAGTTGTGACAGAATCTACAGGAATTACAATATCTCATCTACTAaagcaatttttttttgaaaaatcaatGTTCTACTTTGTACAaccatgaaagaatcaaagacCACAATCCTAGCCTAGCCTGCTGGTGAAGTTCTTTTTACAGCAGGGAGTTCCATAGAGCTGAGATATGTAGGATACAAGGTCCAAAGCCCTAATCTTCCTCTACTCTCCTTCAGTCCCCTCTTCATAATCTCATCGattgttttgatccattggacTTTTGATGAGTGTTCTCTTGTGTGTCTGTGCAAGATGAACAGCGAATGTATTCACAGTTGGAGAACATGAAGAACTTAAGAGCATCTCTGAGCCTACGCACCACGTATCCAAAACTGATCTGATCACGTGGTGTGAAAACATTAACCTCATTGAGCCAAAGGCAACTCAATAGATCAGTCATCGTTGTGTGCTCCCGGATCAGCACTGCTCCCTCCAGCACATCTGCAAGTTATAATTGGATTATTAAGAACTATGAGCTGGGGGAACCAGTATTTCAGGAAGTACTCGTATTAAGCAACGAACTACAGTTGTGTAGAATGTTGTGGCAAtttgaagaagagagagaagcgCAAGCGATTTTTTTTCTAAGAGGTTGGGCCCCCCATGTTATAATTCCTATAAAACAACTTATTCTTTAGGAACTTCATATGAATTGTAGTGGTCCAATCCCTTGTTCTAAAAGGCTCTCATGGAATTTTTTTCTTAAAGGAAATAGAAATCCTATGAAATACCTccattttgtttttgtttcaAAATGAGACCTCAACATGCAAAACTCCAACTTGAAACTCACTCATACGTTCCAACTGAAAATATGTGGTGCATTTACCAGAAAGAGGGGCATTGTTGGATATGTTGCTTAACAACGTCGTGCATTCTTTTCGTGGGCACCAGACAGTCTTCCTTTTACTTGATTGTGAGCAATAGTTTTTTAATGGGTCAATTTCAGTTGAGTTTGaaccaccaccaccgccccaACACAAGAATTTACCGTTCTGCACACACGACTGCTAGATTGCTATTCCAATTCAACACAAACCATAGAAAGGCCCCACTCAGTCCCTAGGATCACAAATCTACTCCAGAAAGGCAGAAACCACTTGagatatattcatatatatcatgTTCACAGACTATAGACTCCTAGAGCACAAGGCCGAATGCATAGACTTCCTCGTCTATCCATTATTATCCACTACCTGTGTGCAGTATAATTATATACATCTGAATAGTCTTACGAGTCCATGAAGGTACATCTGCTTATTAAGTACAGCTATACGAGCAAATTAGAACAACATCGACCATTTTGTACTGGAACATAAGGGAGGCTTTAGACTTTAAAGGGGGAAGATAGTGTCGCCATCCTAGTTTCTGTCAAGGTAGTTGAATGGAGCGTCTCCTTCGTAGCGGAAGTCTGGACCAACGTAGCACTTCATCTCATGAAACAGGTTCAGGTTGTCGACCAGCTTATGGAACACATTGCAACCACAGCACTGAAACAATAGAccaaaattcagcaaatgtggaTACATATGAAAGCAAACAGCTAGACAGAAAATGCAGCACCAGGGAAGGAAAACGAGAACATCCGAATGCGGAAAAGAACAACTTGTAGGTGTCACACATTGTTTAAAACTCAAGGCCAGAGCTGACCACGAACCTAATAGAGAGCTATGATAATTCACAGTCCGGGAAAGTTTGAGCTTTACATCAAAAGAAGCAACATAGTAGTACAGAGACTGCATAGCTAATAGTCATCTTGGTTTCGTATTGAATGGGCTAAAATTATTTAAGCAATTGACATGTCTGAAACTAAAAAAAAGAACGCTATGTATCTCGTccaatatctatatctatataacaGTATAACACACATACAAAATGAAGTGATTCATATCTCTAGGATAACCAAGTTCTTCAAATTTAAATGGTACAGGTACCAATTTTGTGGAAGAACATATAACCCATGGTAAAAACTGTACTAGCTAGTAGCTATTGACGGTGTTAGTCATTTCTTTCAATATTCAGAAGAATTGCATCAGATTATTGCAACATGATGTCTCTTTTCTCACGATATCAAGGATGAACTATCAAGAGATTCTCATCTCTAGGATAACCAAGTTCTTAAAATTTGAACTATACAGATGCTCAATTTTGTGGACGGACATATAACCAATGCTAAAACAGTATTAGTTATTGTCGGTGTAGTCATTTCTTTCAATATTCAGAAGAACTGCATCAGATTATAGCAACATGACTCATGACGTCTCTTTTCTCATGATATTAAGCACCAACTGTCAAGTGATTCTCATCTCTAAGATAACCAAGCTCTTCATATTTGAACTGTACTGCTGGCCAATTTTGAGGGAGAAATATTACCCATGGAAATACAGTACTAATAATTCACTGAATCGGTCATTTCTTTCCAACATTCAGAAACCTACCTAAACCGTATGCTATAAACCAATAACAAATTAACGATGCTGCAACTTAAAAAAATAAACACGGAAGCAGCAAGTGGCACCTCATCAATATACACTAAACTAAGGTAGGACAAGGATCAGCTTCATTGGACTTCTATTAACACATTGGTTACACTAATCACATACTCCTAGTTCATACCTGAACAAACACAGTTCCATCGGTGTAGGCATGAGGATTGATGGCCCTGGTCGTGCGCTGCCCGCACACGTTGCAGGTGAAGGCCACCCGCATACGCCGCCGCGGTGATTTGGTGAAGAGGGACCAAGGCAGCGTTGACACCTCCGGCCTGCCCGCCGCACCGGCCTTGCTCGCCGTCGGGGGGCCCTCCATCCCCGATCCCGTCGTCCAGCCGCTCCCCGTGGCAGCACTCACCACCAGTCCCATGGCTGCGTCCTGCCGATGATGCGACACAGGAGCCAGGTCAGCCGACATCACAGCATCAATCAACCAATCAGCTCGATCAGACCATTTGCGAGCGGCATGGGAGCGAATCGAAGCAAGAAATTCCACGAGATGGCGCGAAATCTGCAAGCGAAAAGCAGGCCAAAACGCGTCCAATTCGATCCGAGTGCTACAAAGAGACCCCCAATAGAAATGCAGGACGAGACGGCACGAAACCGAGCGAATCAGGCCGGGGTGCTGTCGGATTGCACCAAGGGTGGTTACGGCGGGTTAACCGCCGCCGCGTCCGTACCCTGGAGAGCGGCGAGATGGAGAGCCCACCGTACGGCGCCAGGCTGGTGGGCTCGCGCCCAGGCCCCGAGCCGGACCCTTTGCCTTTGGCGGCCTCCTCATCGTCGTCGTGACCTGCAGATGATTCGTGATGTGTGACGATTACGCCACCAGAGAGGTCGAAACGAGACGCACGGGGAGGGGAGGGATGGACACGTACGCTTGGAGGCGGCGACGGGGAGGAAGGCGGCACGGCGCCGGGGGTGGAGCGGGGTAGAGGAGAAGGGGAGCGGGAGAGAGCGGGAGGTGGTGGCGATCGCGGCGGCCGCGACGTAGTCCAtgggcggcgacggcgagagggCAACGGCGAGGAGGGAGGTGCAGCTGTGGCGTGATATTTTTTTCCTCTTGGGCTGGAAGGGGAAGGGCGGAAGGCAGACAAATGAaatcgttttttttttcttgaaggaGCGGGTGACGATTAACGGAGGTTGTTGGCCCCACATACACACCAGCTCAGTTGGTCGGTTTCACAAAATTTTCTTGGTCCGTTTTAGAAACTTTGTTTTGTGGCAATTTTGTTATTTAGATTATACTAGCTAGCGTGAACATGCGTTGTTACGGGATAGCTAATATTTTATACTTAAAACACATGGATCGTATGATAAGATagcaatactgtaaaaattaaatatcaacgttaaagtAATATTTAATCTAAAAAATAAAGTTTATAAAATTAATAGTCACAGAGAGCGCAGCGTCACAGGCTCACAAAGTATACTTTATAGACATTTCCGTAATacgactaagataatattttatatcggcaggaagaaatctccgataaccatttctttcgtgcgccaataaatccacgaataagtttcgCCTATCTCCGTACCATCTtgtacacaggttcgagtatatatgtaaatattagtgcctgtcacatgggTAATACTACGTGTTTTGAAAAAATTCCCACAAAACTTGGTCATCTCTTCCTTGTTCACTAGCACGTCTTTCATGACCTCAAATACCTAAAACTCATCAGGGTCTTGGTTGGCATGGACTTGTGAGAATTTGTTCTGAGTTTGTATGCGTTGAGGGGTGCCCGTTTAAACCACTAAGTATTCGTCCTCCTCAGAATGTTTCCTCTTTTTTTTATGCACGCTTGGTAAGCCATCTTTGAATTCTCTATTATGACACAGTGGCTTGGGCTTACAATATTTTCATCGCTATCAAGATGTGGAGAACCCTTTCTTTTATTTAACTCTGAAGATAGCAAGATCGCCGCAAGCTTCAGTCTAAATCCTTTCATATCATCCTACACGATATTATAAACCTAGTTAATATCATCCTGCACGATAGTATAAGACTAGgtaaatgcccgtgcgttgcaacggaaaaAATAGTGCTCTAATAATTTGAGAATGAATGTGTTATATTGTCACAAAAAAAACAATACTGCAAGTGTGATGTCCGGAATGTCAATAgtacaaaatggctaaaattctcGTCAGTGACTTTCAATCATCAAGGTGTGCATTTATAGTATTGTACATTTGTGCATACATACATAAAAGTTCATATCACCATCCTTACATGGAATCCACAAAATCACAGAAAAAATGTGTTGCACCTTGTGTGAAGATAACATTGGTTGTGTAGCATCCTCACTAACTTGAATCCAGACTTGAGTCCTGCAGTGGTAAAAACCTTTCACGATTGGTTGCCATGTAAATaatatgtgaaaggatcaagatgtccaaaagggaaggtgaattaggctaattctaaaattctttgtaataattaaaccctatacttagcccacttcaccccttgtgcctagaaagtgattccattgatctaatgcacaaaagtttagcaccctaagttctaatactactctagcatggcaattctaagaatgtaaagataagaattgaattgctcaaatataaatgcttaaagtaaagagagaagaagaaatgcggtgatgttttgcagagatatcggagagtcgtcactccccactagtcctcgttggagcacccgcgtaagggtgtagctcccccttgatccgcgtaaggatcaagtgctctctacgggttgattcttcgacactccatcgctgtgaatcacccacaaccgctcacaacttgagttggatcatccataagctccgccggatgatcaccaaactcccaatcaccaccaaaccgtctagatgatggcgatcaccaagagcaacaagcacgaactctcacttgaccacaacaagcctaatgagaagggtaaatgcacacttgctactctccttacactaatgaggccttaatcttagattctcaaatcacaatcatctcactaggctcttgctctccaaagcactttcaagggtgtttctcagttgatcaaatgggcaagagacctcccttggatgaatagagaaagtatttataccccctcattcaaactGAACCGTTAGGAGGTGGCATCAGCATTCTACGGATGAttagacgctccgatcagttctcttcgccatagagccattaagttgtgaccagactctgacctgtgtccggtcacaaaaactgctctctgaagccttactgatgttgactggacgctggagcccAGAGTCCAATCACTTTGCTGTTCAGCGTTCAGTCAGTAACCAAAACctaaccagcgtccgatcagtactgaccgaacgcgtccgatcaggattctccttctctggaaccttactagagttgaccgaactctggcacccagcgtccggtcacttttcactcagcatccggtcgcaaccaaatgacttctccttgatcaaatgaactgatcagactctactgccaacgtccggtcaacatttaaccctccattcactttcaactcaaaatcatatgtgaatgaagttttctctaattgatcttagggctactcctgagctatctagtgctagatttgataagtgtgcactatacctaacccactagactcacctaggttaagctactaatccataccccccttaatagtacggccaaaggaaaaacaaagtcataaaactctaagtgtctcttcaacaccaaatgatacttagaactagtccgtccttaaccttgtcgtcgatcctttgaaaaccaaaacgatttccatcattggggcatgacaaccatgattgcccaatcaattgacattatcatgacctaacttaattgtctctgcaaaacacacgttagtcataataatcacgtattatcattaatcaccgaaaccaactagaggcctagatgctttcaatctccaatttttggtgattgatgacaatacaacctcgagtatgtaaaagagatgaggttttcaacatgcttggttcatataagcttttgacaataagaacaaaagagttaggcatgcttatatgacccaagccaatatgatgtactcaatagatatgaaataagcatgagtataagaaataaagctcatttaaaTAGGAGTGAAGTGCGGAAGCAAACCAAATGAGCATAATGAAGTGACCTGACATATATACAAATCAAAGCAGAGAGCACAcatatcacatatcacataaatatcacccATATCACttaaatatcacaatcacacgtatgtagttcaatgcaggaaagtaaacatgaatgcatagtaatgtatcacacataaaaaaacaaaagtaataaataagctccccctagatatatcgctccccctagatctaatcatactcgatccctctccccctttggcatcaagcaccaaaatctaagggtcggtcggcagggCTAGAGCAGACGAGTCGGGTGCTGAGGTGCAGTGAGCGATCTGAAACTGGGTAGCATCATTCTCTAATccggagctctgagctgtctgaccctctgtcgCTGGAACTAAAGCTAAAGTAGTCTAGGTCGGATCTATGACTGGTGTGGCATGTGACTCTacaggtatcactgaagcaggtgactctaatgatgcaacagatgaagggagcatctctgtggTCCCAGTGACTGGAGCAACAGTGGTAGGTATAGGGACATGTAGCTCTagtggtgtaggctgccctataagTTCACTGAATgttgcaccaaggctcctggaaactAGGGTGTCAGTCACAAGCACTAAGGAACtctgagctggtgtgaagcccataacaataggTGTGAAGTGCGAGGCTATCactagtgaagcaaaccactaggacacctactctataggtgaagcaaactatgtagctggctgtccctgactctaaagcccattgGACTATAAAGCTAGAGTCGCTGAAGTGGTGGCAAGCTGACTAAGCTATGGTGTAGACAGTGGCAGTgcaaccccaatagcagtgacAATATGCTGCATAAATCTAAGTAATTGTTGCTGCatcaggagctgctgctgctgctgctgtatggcatGCTATTGTCTCTAAAACTCATCATGTCTGGCCTGAACTTGTGTAAGGGCAGCTGCAGTCTCCTAGCCCTGgtgagcctgatcctacctcatccgctcaagaatagcaagaagagcggggtctatctgtggTGGCTAGGGTGTAGCTAAGTTGGAGCCACCGGCCTCACTgtcatgtcgtcgaggaggcatctgagggatatcctggtagtcatcatctgaactgtcaCTCGGGTCGCTCTCAACCATACCCTTTtgctgagcatctagctgctcctcctctgtcgcTACAacgcccctgatgatctcatcctgctaggctacagtctctggcacctctaggcgacgacacggctggctaggtgtcctcgtgTTGCTATGATGGAGCATCTGGGTCATGTTGTATGGAGGGAACTATGTAGTAGCACTAGTATACTCTGCCATAGTGTCTGGGGACTTCACTGTAACTGCCTTACGAATcaagaatgtgatccagtgagcataaggtagctgacgatggcctctgaacccctctacaagagtatcctccatctctaatagaataaCATCCtagatatcaaaaactatctgagagttcaccaaccatagctgaatgcgagtcaatccctcgcgatagcccatcctcagaagcagggtcctcctcatgatagtaTCAAGTAgcctagctataggagtaagatccctaggTGTCCTACTTGACCtctcgccaaaaggctctgtgaagcagggTCTGACCAAGTCTATGGGTGGCACAAGActaccatgagggcatctaggaggctctatctgaccatagcaaacctcatgcaggAGAATGGGTGCCTCTAGAATCCTGAGAATCTCTCTAACCCTgtagctcatcagcctatagtcacggcctctgaatgcaaagtgaatgaatctatggcccgggtcaatccaaagtgaagtGTAGAAttcatggacccatgatggaacatatcggCCAGTCCGTCCAAGTAAGTCTATCAGCCCTAGTAGATAAGATAGGTGAGGGCGGATCTGCTCTCCTATTGCTGCAATAACTAAATCAATAGAGCAAACTCGCTGAGATCTCAatgcaaccccactgttaagatatgcattatagaaatcctcctgtagtggtgtatagaatccctctgaagcacgctcatcttgCCTCGGTAGAAACTAGTCCTCGAACTGCACGAACCTGAGCTATTGCACCTGCTTGGTTGTGTCTGCCCTCATATCAAGGTGAGTcattggaggcggaccctgtggtctaggaggcagacGAGAATCCCTCTGCTGTATCTctggcctcggtgtcacctgagcacgagtacgaccagagcaTCGTAACTGTGGATGAGgagcctgctctgtctcctcggtctCCTATCCCTCCTGAGTCTTCTCTATCTGTTGGGTGCCCTCTGACTACTCTACTGGCTGTGTCTGCTACTGTGGCTCACTCTGAGGTTGACTCTCCTCTAAAGTGACCCACCGTCcttcaagcatgatagtcccagctagactaccatgacgacgctcaacctgctcgatagtggccctctgagctggtgaaaGCTGGTCTGTAATGAGAACACCACTCTAAGCTTCTCCTCTCTCTACATGCTCCGCAGCggctgcaactgctgctgctctctcagcGTCAGCATCTGCAaacttgcgcttctttgtcgtAAGCTTCTTCGTCTTGCCTTTCGTCTTAGTAGATAGGCGAGgtggaggcctcggatcctctGCACCAAGACCACCTTAGGCATTCTTGACACGTGCCATTGCTGGAGCTGAGACGAACTACTATCATAGACTAGAATCAACTGCCTCTAACACtcgcgaggcttggcctcgatccatactcgtgggcttggccctaagttgactgacaactgacAAAGTGACCTCAAAAACACCGACTcgttgcacgatagaatagatcagatatatgaataattacaataagatacgaaaccctaagaagcaagcaatggatacaaaattagaggcgatggctttctacctgacaaacTGGTGAAACGAAGAGCAGAGGAACAAATTGCGGGGAACCACCAAGAatcgcctagggttagggttgcaatGTGGTGGCCGATCAACGCAAGGTAGGAGCGGTGGTTTGGAGATTGGTGTGTGGGCGTAGCACAATCATGGCGGAGGAGGCACAGGTGGCGGCGCTGGTATGCTATGGCTTGGGTGCGGTCAGGCGGCGCTGCTATGGTGCTTGGTGGCGCTGCTGTAGTGCGGGCACGACGACGTAGGGCGTGGCGGTGTGATGGTGTGGTGGCACAGAGCGGTGCGAGTGTGGCAGAGCACTGCTGCGTGGCTAGGGCACAGGCGCAAGGCGAGCGCAAGCAACGGAGGCACGGTGACTTGGGTGAGCGGTGGCGAAGTCGGCGTGGGTTGATGCGGGATTAGGTCAAAGTCGTGGCgcggttatatggtggcccccaacaTGACGGATAAGGAAAGGAGAAAGAGTTCTAGATCCGCATGATTTCAACTGACTGGACACTCCGATGGcaatgaccggatgctgccacccGGAGTCCGAttgacaacagagaggtccaaaacctcctaagtcacgaccgaacgtgtccggttaaccctgatcggacacagccagagtccggtccatgCTGTGTTCATCTTCTTCGTTTAGCCAGATGTAGgaccaccatctgaccggacacaCGGATAACACTGTTTCAGCACCCGGTCACTCCTTTGCGCTTctattcacctcctgtgaactgaccggacattggaatccagagtccggtgcagcatccgatcacccttttttagcaaatcttcaaagttccttcacgcTACCTATTCTCAATCAAGTCTCAACTTTaataagacacaaataaacaccaattatgaCTAATGTGtatgacctctctcaaaccttcaaatttttcaaaatattttgccttaggctatacttctttttaagaaaattgacaataaaagggtaatcaaaagaaaacgacaaaacaacactcATGCatgtgcaatgcaatacttgaaattaattctagttgcttgtcaagtttgatccaaggttaagcttctccactcgcttttcggcggttatcttaaccatgttagacaagccctaaatgcattaccaaaaattaaacatgttgtatattacaatgtaatgcaagggacaacacaagcttattttctagtgaagttactaaaatcaagcacattgagctcattcctcaaccgacaaaatgtagcctcatctagcggtttagtgaagatatccgtcaattgatcatcagtccttacaccttctagtgatatatcatttttagcaacatgatctctaagaaagtgatggcagatatctatgtgcttggtgcgagagtgttgaaccaaatTATTAGTAAGCTTtactgcactctcattgtcacataaaagaggtatattttctagaactacaacatagtctagcaaagtttgcttcatgtaaagtatttgtgcacaacaagcacccgtggcaatgtattctgcttcggtggtggacaaagccacactattttgcttcttggaggaccaagacacaagtgatctaccaagcaaatggcaccctctagatgtgcttttcctatcaactttgcagccgacataatccgaatcaaaatagccaactaattcaaatctagctcctttgggataccaaaggccaatgcttgatgtgtgcttaaggtacctaaggattctttaaACGGCgaccaaatgagcttccttaagattaccttgaaatctagcacatatacacacactaaatatgatgtcgagcctagatgcggttaaatataacaagctaccaatcatagatggtagagagtttgatcaaccattttatctccctcatctaggtcgagatgtctatttgatgacattggtgtcttgattggcttacattcatccatattgaacctcttgagaagatccttggtatatttttcttgagagataaaatcccttctctcatttgcttgacttgaaaaccaagaaaaaatgtaagttctccaatcattgacatctcgaactccttcgacatcaattcaccaacctctttgcaataatcttcatttgatgatccaaagatgatatcattaacatatacttgacaaataaagatttctccatcaagcttcttgatgaatagtgtggtgtcaaccttcccaatggtgaagcccttctcaatgaggaaatcccaaagacgctcataccaagctcttggggcttgcttaaggcCATATAgcgtcttggacaacctataaacatgattaggatatctaaggtcttcaaacctaggaggttgatcaacatatacTAGTTCATTTattaaagtcatttaaaaatgtactt includes these proteins:
- the LOC136528047 gene encoding uncharacterized protein isoform X2; translated protein: MDYVAAAAIATTSRSLPLPFSSTPLHPRRRAAFLPVAASKRHDDDEEAAKGKGSGSGPGREPTSLAPYGGLSISPLSRVRTRRRLTRRNHPWCNPTAPRPDSLGFDAAMGLVVSAATGSGWTTGSGMEGPPTASKAGAAGRPEVSTLPWSLFTKSPRRRMRVAFTCNVCGQRTTRAINPHAYTDGTVFVQCCGCNVFHKLVDNLNLFHEMKCYVGPDFRYEGDAPFNYLDRN
- the LOC136528047 gene encoding uncharacterized protein isoform X3 — translated: MDYVAAAAIATTSRSLPLPFSSTPLHPRRRAAFLPVAASKRHDDDEEAAKGKGSGSGPGREPTSLAPYGGLSISPLSRDAAMGLVVSAATGSGWTTGSGMEGPPTASKAGAAGRPEVSTLPWSLFTKSPRRRMRVAFTCNVCGQRTTRAINPHAYTDGTVFVQCCGCNVFHKLVDNLNLFHEMKCYVGPDFRYEGDAPFNYLDRN
- the LOC136528047 gene encoding uncharacterized protein isoform X4, giving the protein MDYVAAAAIATTSRSLPLPFSSTPLHPRRRAAFLPVAASKRHDDDEEAAKGKGSGSGPGREPTSLAPYGGLSISPLSRVRTRRRLTRRNHPWCNPTAPRPDSLGRSHGTGGECCHGERLDDGIGDGGPPDGEQGRCGGQAGGVNAALVPLHQITAAAYAGGLHLQRVRAAHDQGHQSSCLHRWNCVCSVLWLQCVP
- the LOC136528047 gene encoding uncharacterized protein isoform X1, which encodes MDYVAAAAIATTSRSLPLPFSSTPLHPRRRAAFLPVAASKRHDDDEEAAKGKGSGSGPGREPTSLAPYGGLSISPLSRVRTRRRLTRRNHPWCNPTAPRPDSLDFAPSRGISCFDSLPCRSQMDAAMGLVVSAATGSGWTTGSGMEGPPTASKAGAAGRPEVSTLPWSLFTKSPRRRMRVAFTCNVCGQRTTRAINPHAYTDGTVFVQCCGCNVFHKLVDNLNLFHEMKCYVGPDFRYEGDAPFNYLDRN